From the Bacillaceae bacterium S4-13-56 genome, one window contains:
- the glyA gene encoding serine hydroxymethyltransferase, translated as MDYLEKVDPELLKAIKLEQGRQQDKIELIASENFVSEAVMEAQGSVLTNKYAEGYPGRRYYGGCEYVDVAENLARDRAKELFGAEHVNVQPHSGAQANMAVYFTILDPGDTVLGMNLSHGGHLTHGSPVNFSGKLYNFVDYGVDKETETINYDAVLERAKEVQPKLIVAGASAYSRVIDFAKFREIADAVGAYLMVDMAHIAGLVATGEHPSPVPYADFVTTTTHKTLRGPRGGMILCKEEYGKKIDKSVFPGIQGGPLMHVIAAKAVSFKEALSLDFKEYTQQVKRNAKALGEALQAEGIRLVSGGTDNHLILLDVRGLGLTGKVAEKALDDIGITTNKNTIPFDPESPFVTSGIRVGTAAVTTRGFKETEMQTIASIIGKALKNHENEGALEEAKLAVQKLNAQFPLYRELLNVK; from the coding sequence ATGGATTACTTAGAAAAGGTCGATCCAGAACTACTAAAGGCCATCAAGCTTGAGCAAGGAAGACAGCAGGACAAAATTGAATTGATTGCCTCTGAAAACTTTGTTTCAGAAGCGGTCATGGAGGCGCAAGGATCTGTTCTTACCAATAAGTATGCAGAGGGCTATCCAGGTCGCCGTTATTATGGGGGATGCGAGTACGTAGATGTAGCGGAAAACCTTGCTCGAGATCGAGCGAAGGAGCTTTTTGGTGCGGAACATGTAAACGTTCAGCCCCATTCAGGTGCACAAGCTAATATGGCCGTATACTTCACCATCCTTGATCCAGGTGACACTGTTCTTGGTATGAATCTAAGTCATGGGGGCCACTTAACCCATGGAAGTCCTGTAAACTTCAGTGGAAAACTTTATAATTTTGTTGATTATGGAGTGGATAAAGAAACAGAAACGATCAATTATGACGCTGTTTTGGAAAGGGCGAAGGAGGTTCAGCCTAAGCTTATTGTGGCTGGTGCAAGTGCCTACTCCCGTGTCATTGATTTTGCTAAATTCCGTGAAATCGCTGATGCAGTTGGAGCATACTTAATGGTCGACATGGCTCACATTGCTGGTTTAGTTGCTACGGGCGAACACCCAAGTCCAGTTCCATATGCTGATTTTGTCACTACAACTACTCATAAAACCTTACGTGGACCTCGCGGAGGTATGATTCTATGTAAGGAAGAGTATGGGAAAAAGATTGATAAATCTGTTTTTCCTGGGATCCAAGGTGGTCCATTGATGCATGTCATCGCAGCAAAAGCCGTTTCTTTTAAGGAGGCTTTAAGCCTAGACTTTAAAGAATACACCCAACAGGTAAAGAGAAATGCTAAGGCATTGGGAGAAGCCCTTCAAGCAGAGGGAATTCGTCTCGTATCTGGTGGTACAGATAATCACTTAATTTTATTGGATGTTCGTGGTTTAGGTCTAACCGGAAAAGTCGCTGAAAAAGCGTTAGACGATATTGGAATTACAACCAACAAAAATACGATTCCGTTTGATCCAGAAAGTCCATTTGTAACTAGCGGAATACGTGTCGGAACAGCTGCAGTAACAACTCGTGGATTTAAAGAAACCGAGATGCAAACTATCGCATCCATCATTGGCAAAGCACTTAAAAATCATGAAAATGAAGGTGCGTTAGAAGAAGCAAAATTGGCAGTTCAAAAATTAAACGCCCAATTTCCACTCTATCGCGAATTACTGAATGTGAAATAA
- the atpB gene encoding F0F1 ATP synthase subunit A, with protein MDHESPVRELFGIPWLTVNLSNILMITVSSVLVFILALSFTRTLERKPRGLQNFMEWVVDFVKGIIDSTMDWKTGGRFLILGLTLLMYIFVSNMLGLPFAVVFDHELWWKSPTADATITLTLAVLVVVLSHYYGVKLKGAKEYGKGFVSPIPLLFPFKVIEEFSNTLTLGLRLYGNIYAGEIMLGLLVGLGTSGILGALGGFIPMLLWQAFSVFIGAIQAFIFTMLTMVYMAHKVSLDH; from the coding sequence ATGGATCACGAATCACCGGTCCGGGAACTCTTTGGAATTCCTTGGTTGACAGTAAATTTATCAAATATTTTAATGATTACCGTTTCATCAGTCCTCGTTTTTATTCTAGCCCTTAGCTTTACCAGAACTTTAGAACGTAAACCACGTGGTCTTCAGAACTTTATGGAGTGGGTGGTTGACTTTGTCAAAGGGATCATAGATAGTACGATGGATTGGAAAACAGGAGGACGCTTCCTAATTCTAGGACTAACACTCCTCATGTATATCTTTGTTTCAAACATGCTGGGGTTACCTTTTGCAGTTGTATTTGATCACGAACTATGGTGGAAATCACCAACGGCAGATGCAACGATTACCCTTACGCTAGCCGTGCTTGTTGTCGTACTTAGTCATTATTACGGAGTTAAGCTGAAAGGTGCAAAGGAATATGGAAAAGGATTTGTCAGTCCAATTCCATTATTATTTCCATTTAAGGTTATTGAGGAATTTTCCAATACCTTAACGCTTGGCCTCCGTCTTTACGGGAATATCTATGCCGGTGAAATTATGTTGGGACTACTCGTGGGCTTAGGAACAAGCGGAATTCTCGGTGCCCTTGGAGGATTTATTCCAATGCTTTTATGGCAGGCATTTAGCGTATTTATTGGTGCAATTCAAGCATTTATCTTTACAATGTTAACAATGGTTTACATGGCCCACAAAGTGAGTCTAGACCATTAA
- the atpE gene encoding F0F1 ATP synthase subunit C, with amino-acid sequence MEALAAAIAIGLAALGAGFGNGMIVSRTVEGIARQPELRGALQTTMFIGVALVEAIPIIAVVVAFMVM; translated from the coding sequence ATGGAAGCATTAGCAGCAGCAATTGCAATTGGACTAGCAGCTTTAGGAGCTGGTTTTGGTAACGGGATGATCGTATCTCGTACAGTCGAGGGGATTGCTCGTCAACCAGAATTACGTGGTGCACTTCAGACTACTATGTTTATCGGGGTTGCGTTAGTAGAAGCGATTCCTATCATCGCAGTAGTTGTCGCATTTATGGTAATGTAA
- a CDS encoding methyl-accepting chemotaxis protein, with the protein MKKKYKFSLRLKLVTLTTFLALITYTTSGFFIYFVYDYAKDFINISETWFTIITLFLGIIWSGILVYFAAQFIIRPLNRLEKAATQAAAGNIEETIVIPKSDDEIKALSVAFDQMLANLRQMVRDIDGNFHETNESVNNIKSAATQASTHADAISKAIQEIAAGAESTASSIQVTAESIEESTNLAGKVKEKAGHSRELSDDMVTTLNESKKIVQSLVVGIQSIANEQEFSLQSVKSLEQNAKEVEKIISLVGEIAEQTNLLALNASIEAARAGEHGKGFAVVANEVRKLADESGKAVQGISSLISSIQADVQQVVSKITNQVEFARKEAAKGTQTNQAIDEMTESIHEVVEAVEEISSIVEDQLEAMNKTSVQSHEVSSVAEETSAGTEEVNASIQEQNTLIENISEITYALEKQANALKKQIEKFTY; encoded by the coding sequence TTGAAAAAAAAATACAAATTTAGCTTGCGATTAAAGCTTGTCACGCTTACCACTTTTCTAGCCCTAATTACCTACACGACAAGCGGCTTTTTTATTTATTTTGTTTATGATTATGCTAAGGACTTCATAAACATATCAGAAACATGGTTTACCATTATAACCTTATTTCTAGGGATCATTTGGTCCGGAATTTTAGTTTATTTTGCCGCTCAATTTATTATTAGACCATTAAACAGACTGGAAAAGGCTGCGACACAGGCGGCTGCTGGAAATATCGAAGAAACTATCGTCATTCCTAAGTCAGATGATGAGATCAAGGCTTTAAGTGTGGCGTTTGACCAAATGCTTGCGAATCTTCGCCAAATGGTCCGCGATATAGATGGTAATTTTCATGAAACCAATGAATCCGTGAATAACATTAAGAGCGCAGCAACACAGGCTTCAACTCATGCAGATGCCATCTCAAAAGCAATTCAAGAAATTGCGGCAGGCGCAGAATCTACTGCTTCCTCCATCCAAGTGACTGCAGAATCCATCGAAGAATCTACAAATCTAGCAGGAAAAGTGAAAGAAAAAGCAGGTCATTCTCGGGAATTATCAGATGATATGGTGACAACCCTAAATGAAAGTAAGAAAATCGTACAATCGCTTGTGGTTGGAATTCAAAGCATTGCCAACGAACAAGAATTTTCTTTACAATCTGTAAAAAGTTTGGAACAAAATGCGAAGGAAGTTGAAAAGATTATTTCTCTTGTTGGGGAAATTGCAGAACAAACCAACCTTCTTGCGCTGAATGCTTCTATTGAAGCAGCGCGTGCTGGTGAACATGGAAAGGGCTTTGCTGTTGTAGCTAATGAAGTTCGCAAGCTGGCTGATGAAAGCGGAAAAGCCGTTCAAGGCATATCATCATTAATTTCATCGATTCAAGCAGATGTTCAACAGGTTGTATCCAAAATCACAAACCAAGTTGAATTCGCACGAAAAGAGGCTGCGAAAGGTACTCAAACTAACCAGGCGATCGATGAAATGACTGAGTCTATTCATGAAGTTGTAGAAGCAGTGGAGGAAATTTCAAGTATTGTGGAAGACCAACTAGAGGCGATGAATAAAACCTCCGTACAATCCCATGAGGTCTCTTCTGTTGCTGAGGAAACATCGGCAGGAACCGAGGAAGTTAATGCCTCCATTCAAGAGCAAAATACTTTAATTGAAAATATAAGTGAGATTACGTATGCATTAGAAAAACAAGCAAATGCTTTAAAAAAGCAGATCGAAAAATTTACTTATTAG
- a CDS encoding manganese efflux pump, which translates to MVSSELFGEFITLSIMAFALGMDAFSVSLGMGMIPLRLKRIAMIGIVIGIFHMIMPLAGVILGDLLSHQFGAYAKGVGGLLLLLLGIQMFWGTLREEEENVVNPHGMGLIVFALSVSLDSFSVGLSLGMFGAKIVLALILFGGASMALTWAGLLLGRHVRSWLGVYSEILGASILLGLGLRLLF; encoded by the coding sequence ATGGTGTCTAGCGAACTTTTTGGAGAATTTATTACATTAAGCATTATGGCCTTTGCACTAGGGATGGATGCTTTTTCTGTTAGCTTAGGGATGGGGATGATCCCGCTCCGGCTTAAACGGATTGCTATGATTGGGATCGTGATTGGTATTTTTCATATGATTATGCCTCTGGCTGGGGTAATATTGGGAGATTTGTTGTCCCATCAATTTGGTGCATATGCAAAAGGTGTAGGCGGCCTGTTATTACTCCTTTTGGGGATACAGATGTTTTGGGGGACTCTTCGTGAAGAGGAGGAGAATGTCGTGAATCCTCATGGGATGGGTCTCATTGTTTTTGCTTTAAGTGTGAGCCTGGACAGTTTCTCCGTTGGTTTAAGTCTAGGGATGTTCGGAGCTAAAATTGTCCTAGCTCTCATTCTGTTTGGTGGGGCTAGTATGGCGCTCACTTGGGCGGGCCTGTTGCTTGGCCGTCACGTTCGTAGCTGGCTCGGTGTCTACAGTGAAATACTTGGTGCGAGCATCCTGCTTGGATTAGGATTGCGTTTATTATTTTGA
- the rpiB gene encoding ribose 5-phosphate isomerase B has product MKLVLASDHGGINLRKEIANLLDELGYEYEDMGCDCSDSVDYPDFAFPAAEKVANGEVDKGILICGTGIGMSISANKVKGIRCALVHDVYSARLTAEHNDSNILAMGERVIGPGLATEIVKAWLGASYQGGRHARRVSKISEYEN; this is encoded by the coding sequence ATGAAGCTTGTCTTAGCATCAGATCATGGAGGAATCAACCTCCGTAAAGAAATTGCTAATCTCCTCGATGAACTTGGTTATGAATATGAGGATATGGGCTGTGATTGTTCTGATTCAGTGGACTATCCTGATTTCGCTTTTCCTGCAGCTGAAAAAGTTGCCAATGGGGAAGTGGATAAAGGAATATTAATTTGTGGAACTGGGATTGGAATGTCGATTTCAGCTAATAAGGTAAAAGGAATTCGTTGTGCACTCGTACATGATGTGTATAGCGCAAGATTAACTGCAGAACATAATGATAGCAATATTTTAGCCATGGGTGAGCGTGTTATTGGCCCTGGACTCGCGACCGAAATTGTTAAAGCATGGCTTGGAGCTTCTTACCAAGGTGGACGTCATGCCCGTCGTGTCAGCAAAATTTCGGAATACGAAAACTAA
- the upp gene encoding uracil phosphoribosyltransferase, producing MGKVYVFDHPLIQHKLTYIRETTTGTKEFRELVDEVATLMAFEITRDLPLEEVTVQTPVAAAKAKVLTGKKLGLIPILRAGLGMVDGILKLIPAAKVGHIGLYRDPETLRPVEYYVKLPSDIEERELIVIDPMLATGGSANEAIHSLKKRGGQNIRLMCLIAAPEGVEAVKKEHPDVDIYLAALDEKLNEHGYIVPGLGDAGDRLFGTK from the coding sequence ATGGGAAAGGTATATGTTTTTGACCATCCGTTAATTCAGCATAAGCTAACTTACATACGTGAAACCACAACAGGTACAAAGGAATTTCGTGAACTTGTTGATGAAGTAGCAACTCTTATGGCTTTCGAAATTACTCGTGACTTACCTCTGGAGGAAGTGACCGTTCAGACTCCTGTGGCAGCAGCTAAGGCAAAGGTTTTAACTGGTAAAAAGTTAGGACTCATTCCAATCCTACGTGCCGGACTTGGCATGGTAGACGGAATTTTGAAGCTGATTCCAGCAGCTAAAGTGGGCCACATTGGTCTCTACCGTGATCCAGAAACATTACGGCCCGTTGAATATTATGTAAAGCTACCATCTGATATCGAAGAGCGTGAATTAATTGTTATCGATCCAATGCTAGCGACCGGTGGTTCCGCTAACGAAGCAATTCACAGCTTAAAGAAACGTGGAGGACAAAATATTCGTTTAATGTGCCTCATCGCGGCTCCAGAAGGCGTGGAAGCTGTAAAAAAAGAACACCCAGATGTCGACATCTACCTAGCAGCACTTGATGAAAAACTAAACGAGCACGGCTACATTGTTCCAGGTCTTGGTGACGCTGGGGACAGGCTGTTTGGCACAAAATAA
- a CDS encoding AtpZ/AtpI family protein, which translates to MSEKQEYPFRAMALTSGILSQLAGCTLIGIFAGKWLDKQLHTMPIFLIAGLLLGLGTGVFGTLYLIRKFTGEKS; encoded by the coding sequence TTGTCGGAAAAACAAGAATACCCTTTTCGAGCAATGGCCTTAACGAGTGGAATTTTATCTCAACTTGCAGGATGTACTTTGATTGGCATTTTTGCAGGGAAGTGGTTGGACAAGCAATTACATACAATGCCGATTTTCCTTATCGCGGGGCTATTATTGGGCCTTGGGACAGGAGTTTTTGGAACACTGTACCTAATTAGAAAATTCACAGGAGAAAAATCATAA
- a CDS encoding TIGR01440 family protein, whose protein sequence is MIRLKEDLEAILQEWVDLNHSQEGDLFVIGCSTSEISGHRIGSSGSEEIARDLFGAFSSFQKKTGVELAFQCCEHLNRALVVEKKTMKERGLTQVSAVPVPKAGGSMASFAYRHMADPVLVETIEADAGIDIGDTFIGMHLKRVAVPIRLKKKQIGKAHVTMAKTRPKLIGGERAVYTLDQKHGEV, encoded by the coding sequence GTGATTCGATTGAAAGAGGATTTGGAAGCAATTTTGCAAGAATGGGTCGATCTAAACCACTCTCAGGAAGGCGACCTTTTTGTCATAGGATGCTCAACAAGTGAAATTTCAGGACACCGGATTGGAAGCTCTGGTAGTGAAGAAATTGCCCGCGACCTCTTTGGCGCTTTTTCTAGTTTTCAGAAAAAAACAGGCGTGGAACTAGCTTTCCAATGTTGTGAGCATTTAAATCGAGCTTTAGTTGTTGAAAAAAAGACGATGAAAGAACGTGGTTTGACACAGGTCAGCGCCGTACCCGTTCCGAAAGCAGGTGGTTCTATGGCTAGTTTCGCTTATCGTCATATGGCGGACCCCGTTTTGGTAGAGACAATTGAGGCAGATGCAGGAATAGATATAGGAGACACTTTTATTGGAATGCATTTAAAACGGGTAGCTGTCCCAATTCGTCTAAAAAAGAAGCAAATTGGAAAAGCGCATGTTACAATGGCTAAAACACGCCCGAAACTGATCGGGGGAGAACGTGCTGTATATACGTTAGATCAAAAACACGGAGAGGTATGA
- a CDS encoding S8 family serine peptidase, whose product MKAAQPQSLLHKIIILALIITSVSLAPQTKQAETDDENSWIIETDRNPHEVKKDIENYVQGVEVIQVFDTLLQAVAVKGNQQSLDKIIMQAGARASVHPVHTYQALPTAKSTNRKSKSSTLTDDKEINKSIPFILGTDDQLFPYEFPYTGKGVKVGVIDTGIDHKHPDLRKNYRGGYDLVDLDDDPMETKEPEGLATLHGTHVAGVIGANGDMKGIAPDVSLYSYRALGPGGSGTSVQVIAAIEKAVKDGMDIINLSLGSNVNGPDWPTSKAINKAAEMGVIPVVANGNSGPAPWTVGSPATASHSIAVGASTPELTTPFLYDSFHNKKIPIVPMMGSIPWDLTQRHPIVEMKDLKNTTSLSNKKSDQQKTNALTHQATHNTNENHATARGKIILDERNDIPFQEKAEQARAKGAVALLVANNEPGQLFQGSLTEPVDIPVAGITMEDGRWLKENIIDQKQWIGTKERTSQDELADFSSRGPVTTNWDIKPDILAPGVAIMSTVPNEGYEALQGTSMASPHIAGIMALLKEAHPDWTNTELKAALLTTAKPITDKNGDPLSPSQQGMGKVSPAEAINTKTLITSTKLSFGRIMKPTETRSHTMTIQNKANVTQTYTFKSPPLEKGVQWKLPLPVTLGPGEKREIEVSFRVHTSQAAKGIHEGWLKVESVPTERTASRGGDSENNSDKKRKADSTVDRKTFQLPYFFIVKDANFPRITALEWMRNPLEQDEYKYKIYVAEDVEELTIDLYDPNTLEFKRTLLTDGDLEAGLIEGSLSTHEAGEPGIYLAVIQAKTAFGYSSYEGTIQIE is encoded by the coding sequence ATGAAAGCAGCCCAACCCCAATCATTACTACACAAAATAATAATCCTAGCCTTGATCATAACCAGTGTAAGCCTTGCTCCTCAGACCAAACAGGCAGAAACTGATGATGAAAACTCCTGGATCATTGAAACGGATCGCAATCCACACGAGGTAAAAAAAGATATTGAAAATTATGTGCAAGGGGTCGAGGTGATCCAGGTCTTTGACACTCTTTTACAAGCAGTCGCTGTGAAAGGAAATCAACAGTCTCTTGATAAAATCATTATGCAGGCAGGCGCAAGAGCATCTGTCCATCCTGTGCATACCTATCAAGCTCTGCCAACCGCAAAATCCACTAACAGAAAATCAAAAAGTAGTACCTTGACAGACGACAAAGAGATTAATAAAAGCATACCATTCATCCTTGGAACTGATGATCAACTTTTCCCCTATGAATTTCCTTATACCGGAAAAGGCGTTAAGGTCGGGGTAATCGATACAGGAATAGATCATAAACATCCAGATCTCCGAAAAAACTACAGGGGGGGATATGACCTCGTCGACCTCGATGACGATCCAATGGAAACCAAAGAGCCTGAGGGTCTAGCCACCCTACATGGCACTCACGTGGCTGGAGTCATTGGTGCAAATGGGGACATGAAAGGGATTGCACCTGATGTCAGCCTCTACTCCTACCGGGCACTTGGACCTGGTGGAAGTGGAACTAGTGTTCAAGTCATTGCGGCCATTGAAAAAGCAGTCAAAGACGGGATGGATATTATCAACCTTTCCCTAGGAAGCAATGTAAACGGACCAGACTGGCCAACAAGCAAAGCGATTAACAAAGCAGCGGAAATGGGAGTTATCCCTGTTGTTGCTAACGGAAACTCAGGACCGGCTCCATGGACCGTCGGCTCACCAGCCACAGCATCCCACTCAATTGCCGTTGGGGCTTCCACACCCGAATTAACAACACCATTTCTCTACGACTCCTTTCACAACAAAAAAATCCCAATCGTACCCATGATGGGATCGATTCCATGGGACTTAACTCAGCGTCATCCTATCGTAGAGATGAAAGACTTAAAAAATACAACGAGCCTATCCAATAAAAAGTCTGATCAGCAGAAAACAAATGCACTCACACATCAAGCCACACATAACACCAATGAAAATCACGCAACCGCCAGAGGAAAAATCATACTCGATGAACGCAACGACATCCCCTTCCAAGAGAAGGCCGAACAGGCACGCGCTAAGGGAGCTGTTGCGCTACTTGTGGCCAACAACGAACCTGGTCAACTTTTTCAAGGAAGCTTGACAGAACCAGTGGATATTCCGGTGGCGGGAATCACGATGGAGGATGGGAGGTGGCTGAAGGAGAATATTATTGACCAGAAGCAGTGGATTGGAACGAAGGAGCGGACGTCACAGGACGAGCTTGCCGACTTTAGCTCGCGCGGGCCGGTGACCACAAACTGGGATATCAAGCCGGACATCCTCGCGCCCGGGGTTGCGATCATGAGTACCGTGCCCAATGAAGGCTACGAGGCGCTCCAAGGAACCAGCATGGCCTCGCCGCATATCGCCGGAATTATGGCGCTGCTCAAGGAGGCCCACCCAGACTGGACCAACACCGAACTCAAAGCCGCTCTGCTCACAACCGCCAAGCCAATCACCGATAAAAACGGAGACCCACTGTCACCATCCCAACAAGGAATGGGCAAAGTCTCCCCAGCCGAAGCCATCAACACCAAAACCCTGATCACCAGCACCAAACTCAGCTTCGGTCGCATCATGAAACCGACCGAAACCCGCAGCCACACCATGACCATTCAAAACAAGGCCAACGTCACGCAAACCTACACCTTCAAATCCCCTCCTTTGGAAAAAGGGGTCCAGTGGAAGCTCCCTTTACCAGTGACGCTTGGCCCGGGGGAAAAGAGGGAAATCGAGGTTAGTTTCCGAGTTCACACATCTCAGGCTGCCAAGGGTATCCATGAGGGGTGGCTGAAGGTGGAGTCTGTTCCTACAGAAAGGACAGCTTCTAGGGGGGGAGACTCAGAAAATAACTCTGACAAAAAAAGGAAAGCTGACAGTACGGTTGACAGAAAAACGTTTCAACTTCCCTATTTCTTTATTGTAAAGGACGCAAATTTTCCTCGTATCACCGCTTTGGAATGGATGCGAAATCCACTCGAGCAGGATGAATATAAATATAAAATTTATGTGGCGGAAGATGTGGAGGAGTTAACGATTGATTTGTATGATCCCAATACATTGGAGTTTAAAAGGACGTTGTTAACTGATGGAGACCTAGAAGCGGGATTGATTGAAGGCAGCCTCTCCACTCACGAAGCAGGAGAACCGGGCATCTATCTAGCCGTCATCCAAGCAAAAACTGCTTTTGGATATTCCTCTTATGAAGGAACTATACAGATAGAATAA
- a CDS encoding ATP synthase subunit I, whose translation MLPYGQMVSRQRKFMLFLLAFLVVGWGFTPYQYFFLSILIGAILSFYNLWLLQRKIDKLGEAIEYGRTARSLGTFTRLAAAALAVMIAIEFEDQLSIIGIVIGLMTSYLVIMIEFFLQIIQSSDRK comes from the coding sequence ATGCTCCCTTATGGACAAATGGTTAGTCGTCAGCGTAAATTTATGCTGTTTTTGTTAGCATTTTTAGTAGTGGGATGGGGATTCACACCCTATCAATATTTTTTCCTCAGTATACTTATTGGAGCAATTTTAAGCTTCTATAACCTCTGGTTGTTACAACGAAAAATTGACAAGCTAGGAGAGGCAATTGAATATGGGCGAACGGCCCGATCGTTAGGGACCTTTACTCGGCTTGCAGCAGCAGCACTTGCTGTCATGATCGCAATAGAATTCGAGGATCAGCTTTCAATCATAGGTATTGTCATTGGATTAATGACTTCTTATTTAGTCATTATGATAGAATTTTTCTTGCAAATCATTCAGTCTAGCGATAGGAAGTGA
- the atpF gene encoding F0F1 ATP synthase subunit B, whose protein sequence is MQFGAETLVLQAASAGVNIIDIIYQLVAFLVLLFLLKKYAWGPLLKVMHEREEHIANEIDTAEKNREEAERQNREAQEQLKKTRQEAQQIIEEARKAAVEQELNIIATARAEADRLKEAARQEIGQEKKNAIKALQDHMATLSVQIASKVIEKEISAKDQDKLIQDYLKEVGENR, encoded by the coding sequence GTGCAATTTGGAGCAGAAACTCTTGTGCTACAGGCAGCATCAGCCGGTGTCAATATAATTGATATCATATATCAGCTCGTAGCATTTCTGGTTTTGTTATTCCTTCTTAAAAAGTACGCGTGGGGACCTTTGCTTAAGGTTATGCACGAACGAGAAGAGCATATAGCAAACGAAATTGATACAGCAGAGAAAAACCGTGAAGAAGCGGAACGTCAAAACCGTGAAGCACAAGAACAATTGAAGAAAACCCGTCAAGAGGCACAACAAATTATTGAGGAAGCACGGAAAGCGGCTGTAGAACAGGAGCTAAACATTATTGCGACTGCACGTGCAGAAGCAGATCGATTAAAAGAAGCAGCTCGTCAAGAAATTGGCCAAGAGAAGAAAAATGCCATCAAAGCTCTTCAAGATCATATGGCTACCTTATCTGTTCAAATCGCTAGCAAAGTTATTGAAAAAGAAATTTCCGCTAAAGATCAAGATAAACTTATCCAAGATTACCTCAAAGAAGTAGGGGAAAACCGATGA
- a CDS encoding low molecular weight protein arginine phosphatase: protein MKNILFVCTGNTCRSPMAEAILKHKYPSQFNVKSAGVYAGPGMPASEGTQNALQAKGIPCEHQSQPVSKEVIDWADLILTMTEEHKQALIMEFPETGRKVFTLKEYVNIDSNESRDIMDPFGGPQHVYEKTFEELEKYVELLVGKLENEDEIG, encoded by the coding sequence ATGAAGAATATTTTGTTTGTGTGCACAGGGAATACATGCCGTAGCCCAATGGCGGAGGCAATTTTAAAGCATAAATATCCAAGTCAATTCAATGTAAAGTCAGCAGGAGTGTATGCTGGGCCGGGGATGCCGGCATCTGAGGGGACTCAGAACGCACTTCAAGCAAAGGGAATTCCTTGTGAGCATCAATCTCAACCTGTTTCAAAGGAAGTCATAGATTGGGCAGACCTCATCCTCACCATGACAGAGGAGCATAAACAAGCTTTAATTATGGAATTTCCAGAGACGGGAAGAAAAGTGTTTACTCTTAAAGAATATGTCAATATAGACTCCAATGAATCACGCGATATTATGGACCCATTTGGTGGTCCACAGCATGTATATGAGAAAACTTTTGAAGAATTAGAAAAATATGTTGAACTTCTTGTCGGAAAATTAGAAAATGAAGATGAGATAGGTTGA